From Cygnus atratus isolate AKBS03 ecotype Queensland, Australia chromosome 1, CAtr_DNAZoo_HiC_assembly, whole genome shotgun sequence, the proteins below share one genomic window:
- the LOC118253049 gene encoding G-protein coupled receptor 183-like — MAAVEAAFPPANLTSVNQSGCNVHNHHFSAKVTFSLFYTALLVFGACGNILALCITFQRRKKKLNSTDLYLVNLALSDALFTLALPGRIAYYVLEFNWPFGDWFCRATAFIFYMNTYVGIYFMTCVSVDRYIAVVRTRHPGRIRRMSRARAICVLIWFLVFLQTAPLLLRPMTRRMGEKLTCMEYFNFEEIPKLPYLLLAACVLGFFLPVGIILVCYVQINLKLCQTAKENPLTVKNGHHRRAFTVILVVLLAVLLCFSPYHLNIVQFMVRKILYQPSCREQQAFKMSLQVTVAFMNLNCCIDPIIYFFAFRGYKRRLLRIFRNSGSMATSSTVKTPSESNSNSQPQGSSSV; from the coding sequence ATGGCTGCTGTGGAGGCTGCGTTCCCCCCTGCCAACCTCACCTCCGTCAACCAGAGCGGCTGCAACGTGCACAACCACCACTTCTCAGCCAAAGtcaccttctccctcttctACACCGCCCTGCTGGTGTTCGGCGCCTGCGGGAACATCCTGGCCCTCTGCATCACCTTCCAGCGCAGGAAGAAGAAGCTCAACTCCACCGACCTCTACCTGGTCAACCTGGCCCTGTCTGACGCCCTCTTCACGCTGGCGCTGCCGGGCAGGATCGCCTACTACGTCCTGGAGTTTAACTGGCCCTTTGGGGACTGGTTCTGCCGGGCCACCGCCTTCATTTTCTACATGAACACCTACGTGGGCATCTACTTCATGACCTGCGTGAGTGTGGACCGCTACATTGCCGTGGTGCGCACCAGGCACCCCGGCAGGATCCGGAGGATGAGCCGTGCCAGGGCCATCTGCGTCCTCATCTGGTTCTTGGTGTTCCTGCAGACGGCGCCGCTGCTCCTGCGGCCCATGACGCGGAGGATGGGGGAGAAGCTGACGTGCATGGAGTACTTCAACTTCGAGGAGATCCCTAAGCTGCCCTACCTGCTGCTGGCGGCCTGCGTGCTCGGCTTCTTCCTGCCCGTGGGCATCATCTTGGTGTGCTACGTGCAGATCAACCTCAAGCTCTGCCAGACCGCCAAGGAGAACCCGCTGACAGTGAAGAACGGGCACCACCGCCGGGCCTTCACCGTCAtcctggtggtgctgctggctgtcctgctctgcttcagCCCCTACCATCTCAACATTGTCCAGTTCATGGTCAGGAAGATCCTCTACCAGCCATCCTGCCGCGAGCAGCAAGCCTTCAAGATGTCCCTGCAAGTCACCGTGGCCTTCATGAACCTCAACTGCTGCATTGACCCCATCATCTACTTCTTCGCCTTCCGGGGCTACAAGCGGAGGCTGCTCCGCATCTTCAGGAACAGCGGCTCCATGGCCACCTCCTCCACTGTCAAGACCCCCTCCGAGAGCAACAGCaacagccagccccagggctccAGCTCCGTCTAG